One window of Dehalobacterium formicoaceticum genomic DNA carries:
- a CDS encoding ParA family protein: MSKVIALANQKGGTGKTTTTVNLGIGLATQEKKVLLVDADAQGNLTDSLGYREPDNLPVTLATILTKTMMEEPYGSDEGILRHSEGVDLMPGNIELSAIEVSLVNTMSRETVLRSYINTVKDKYDYVLIDCMPSLGMMTINALAAADSVIIPVQAHYLPAKGMTQLLQTIARVRRQINPKLTIDGVLVTMVDTRTNFAKDISFILRRDYGDKLRIFQTEIPLSIRAAETSARGKSIYLHDPHGLAAKAYEAFTKEVQDIGEKQRKRQHQAGLSR, encoded by the coding sequence GTGTCAAAAGTAATCGCCCTTGCCAACCAGAAAGGCGGCACGGGCAAAACGACCACAACGGTCAACCTGGGTATCGGCCTTGCGACACAAGAAAAAAAGGTGTTACTGGTAGACGCGGATGCTCAAGGAAACCTGACAGACTCATTGGGTTATCGGGAACCGGACAATTTACCCGTTACGCTGGCTACTATCCTTACTAAGACAATGATGGAGGAACCGTATGGATCTGACGAGGGCATCCTTCGCCATTCGGAAGGTGTTGACCTCATGCCGGGAAACATCGAATTGTCCGCGATTGAGGTGTCACTCGTCAACACCATGAGCCGGGAAACGGTGTTGCGCAGCTACATCAACACCGTCAAAGACAAGTACGACTATGTACTGATCGACTGTATGCCGAGCTTAGGTATGATGACCATCAACGCCCTTGCTGCCGCAGACAGTGTTATCATTCCCGTTCAGGCACACTATTTGCCCGCCAAAGGAATGACGCAGCTCTTACAGACCATAGCCAGGGTAAGACGGCAAATCAATCCGAAGCTGACCATTGACGGCGTTTTGGTGACAATGGTGGATACCCGCACCAACTTTGCCAAGGACATTTCCTTTATCCTGCGCCGCGACTACGGTGACAAACTGCGCATTTTCCAAACGGAAATCCCCTTGTCTATCCGTGCGGCGGAAACCAGCGCCAGAGGAAAGAGTATTTACCTTCACGACCCTCACGGTCTGGCGGCAAAAGCCTATGAAG
- a CDS encoding helix-turn-helix domain-containing protein: MGKRYVSYEEKLEAVEKYNRGEGSQKNIAHEYGVHQASFQQWIANYDAMGPLGLATGHMNNRYSLELKTVAAEAYLRGEGSQVEICKRYSIRSKKQLQDWITLYNGHKEFRAIGGPGRGIYMTKGRTTTLDERIEIVSYCIAKGKDYGAAIEKYAVSYQQIYSWVGKYEEKGVDGLIDKRGKHKQLEEMTEVERLRAENKMLKAENKQKEMEIAVLKKVREIERRRG, encoded by the coding sequence ATGGGAAAAAGATATGTTAGTTATGAAGAAAAATTGGAAGCAGTAGAAAAATACAATCGCGGGGAAGGAAGCCAGAAGAATATAGCGCATGAATATGGGGTACATCAAGCCAGCTTTCAGCAATGGATAGCAAATTACGATGCCATGGGGCCATTAGGGCTGGCAACTGGACATATGAACAACAGATACAGCCTAGAATTAAAAACTGTAGCAGCAGAAGCGTATCTCCGGGGCGAAGGAAGCCAAGTAGAGATATGTAAAAGGTATAGCATCCGCAGTAAGAAGCAACTCCAGGATTGGATAACATTGTATAATGGTCATAAAGAGTTTCGGGCTATCGGAGGCCCAGGGAGAGGAATCTATATGACCAAAGGACGTACCACCACGTTAGACGAGCGGATTGAAATTGTCAGCTACTGCATAGCTAAAGGCAAGGACTATGGCGCGGCAATCGAGAAATACGCGGTGTCCTACCAGCAGATATACAGCTGGGTTGGCAAGTATGAGGAAAAAGGCGTAGACGGGCTGATCGATAAGCGCGGGAAACACAAGCAGCTGGAGGAAATGACTGAAGTCGAGCGCCTTCGAGCGGAGAACAAGATGCTCAAAGCCGAGAACAAACAAAAAGAAATGGAGATTGCTGTGCTAAAAAAAGTCCGGGAAATCGAAAGGAGGCGGGGCTAA
- a CDS encoding DEAD/DEAH box helicase, giving the protein MEGIIRNNASDLTLKVRSSYDVKKLNLYEWEDYLDILCGNRDYQKEAIKTAIIYLASGEYSNIDQLARENYKNNQDLQRLYRTEHDFIQHIPLKGKLSGVIDLATATGKSYVIYGIAQIMLSLGLVTKVLVLCPSLTIESGLMEKFEEKTSDVRLKASIPETAFFKNPRIIDANSTIKDGDICVENIHAVYDGTGSSIIASLKGYGEKTLVLSDEVHHAYNSSGENDIRKWKTFLMSEDFHFKYLLGFTGTAYIENEYFSDVIYRFSLREAMERSFVKLVEYVAEDENGDPYEKFQKIYDNHKEFQKKYGDIKPITIMVTKDIKSAGYLYEDFLDFIEKQEGIRRTEFDDKVLVVTSAPKHKKNVIALKTVDDKSNPAEWVISVSMLTEGWDVKNVFQIVPWEDRAFNSKLLIAQVLGRGLRIPENTSGQPKVRVFNHASWSKSIQSLVDEVLEKEMTVSSKIVNLTEKNKYNFGVYTINYTKKERTIEKKIIRLKKYLT; this is encoded by the coding sequence ATGGAAGGCATTATTAGAAACAATGCTTCAGATCTTACTCTTAAAGTTAGAAGTAGTTATGATGTCAAAAAGCTAAATCTATATGAATGGGAAGATTATCTGGATATTCTTTGCGGAAACCGCGATTACCAGAAAGAGGCCATAAAGACAGCTATCATATACTTAGCTTCAGGTGAGTATTCCAATATTGATCAGTTAGCAAGAGAGAATTATAAGAATAATCAAGATTTACAAAGACTTTATCGTACAGAGCATGATTTTATTCAACATATCCCATTAAAAGGGAAGCTTTCCGGTGTTATTGATTTGGCAACCGCTACGGGTAAAAGCTATGTTATTTATGGCATAGCGCAAATTATGTTGTCCCTGGGTTTAGTAACCAAAGTTTTAGTTTTGTGCCCGTCTTTGACAATTGAGTCAGGTTTAATGGAAAAATTTGAAGAAAAAACCAGTGATGTAAGATTAAAAGCAAGTATCCCTGAAACGGCGTTTTTTAAAAATCCTAGAATAATTGATGCGAACAGCACTATAAAAGATGGAGATATTTGTGTAGAAAATATTCATGCTGTTTATGATGGGACAGGCTCATCCATAATAGCAAGTCTTAAGGGGTATGGAGAAAAAACATTAGTTTTAAGTGATGAAGTGCATCATGCATATAATTCCAGCGGAGAGAACGACATTAGGAAGTGGAAAACTTTTTTAATGAGTGAAGATTTCCATTTTAAATATTTGCTTGGTTTTACTGGAACAGCTTACATAGAAAACGAGTATTTCTCTGATGTAATATATCGCTTTTCTCTTAGAGAAGCTATGGAAAGAAGTTTTGTAAAACTGGTCGAATATGTGGCCGAAGATGAAAATGGAGATCCATATGAAAAGTTTCAAAAAATATATGATAATCATAAAGAATTTCAAAAGAAATATGGTGATATTAAGCCTATAACAATAATGGTTACAAAGGATATAAAATCGGCAGGATACCTATATGAAGATTTTTTAGATTTTATTGAAAAACAGGAAGGTATACGCCGAACTGAATTTGACGATAAAGTACTTGTTGTAACGTCGGCACCTAAACATAAAAAGAATGTTATTGCCTTAAAAACGGTTGATGATAAGAGCAATCCAGCAGAGTGGGTAATTTCTGTATCTATGTTAACCGAAGGTTGGGATGTAAAGAACGTTTTTCAAATAGTACCTTGGGAAGACAGGGCTTTTAATTCCAAGTTGCTAATAGCGCAAGTATTAGGCAGAGGCCTTAGAATACCTGAAAACACAAGTGGTCAACCAAAGGTTAGGGTCTTTAATCATGCTAGCTGGAGTAAGAGTATACAGTCTCTGGTGGACGAAGTGCTGGAAAAAGAAATGACAGTCTCCAGTAAAATTGTAAACTTAACTGAAAAAAATAAATATAACTTTGGAGTATATACAATTAATTACACAAAGAAAGAGCGTACCATTGAAAAAAAGATAATAAGACTCAAGAAGTATTTGACCTAA
- a CDS encoding DNA methyltransferase has protein sequence MLNQYDIDYIVKCLKDGQSIPAEYKYSLFPTIQKEYELAYAGKMRKEDILSDTDEISNVPLQIEKTYNGDEHPSVNEDWKNLLIFGDNLQVLKTIYYDKDPIIAKKIKGKVKLVYIDPPFGTGDDYDGNKGQSAYSAKRKGADFVEFLRRRLILLREVMADDAVIFVRLDYHFGHYIKIIMDEVFGKNNIRNEIVINRVKRSLRNLTRFNVSTESIFFYSKSSTFYFNNPEMPRKCNFCGKEKEPIWDDLTSPGLRNPPERVIFGKQYLPRRGRHFTYTQEKIDVFEKEGRLRLNPDIPYYDLEGKKIEARPEYLQTDSVPIDNNWTDIKGYAFSNNYPTENAEELLKRVIESCTQEGDLVMDCFAGSGTTLAVAEKLNRRWIGCDIGKLSMYTIQKRLLEISKSKDVVNPKKEYKQNAKAFSVVTAGLYDLGKVFSLTEDKYKSFVKNLFDIEDIDKDNINGVSIDGEKRGSFVKIYPYWDEKMRNADVDSEYLHDLHRNIGERIRNRFYIVAPANNVAFVNDYYEIDSIRYYFLKIPYQVIKELHNQNFKKIKQPQSQSQINDLDEAVGFHFIRQPEVGTELTNIDGNYYITMKKFMSDYSMDETGKEINNFESLSIVLIDNDYSRDFIMKDYYFAKDLISKSKKRATTHKDISDDVRKDLKNANIINIPIKNPGKKVLAIYIDIYGNEFKEEFSVGVQ, from the coding sequence ATGCTAAACCAATATGATATTGACTATATAGTTAAGTGTTTAAAGGATGGTCAGAGTATTCCTGCTGAATACAAATATTCTTTATTCCCTACTATTCAAAAGGAATACGAACTTGCTTATGCAGGGAAAATGCGTAAAGAAGATATACTGTCAGATACTGATGAAATATCTAACGTACCTTTACAAATTGAAAAAACCTACAATGGGGATGAACATCCGTCAGTAAATGAAGATTGGAAGAATCTTTTGATATTTGGAGATAATCTTCAAGTGCTGAAAACTATATATTATGATAAAGATCCGATTATTGCCAAAAAAATCAAAGGGAAAGTTAAGCTTGTATATATAGATCCCCCGTTTGGTACGGGAGATGATTATGACGGAAACAAAGGTCAAAGTGCATATAGTGCAAAGCGGAAAGGTGCAGATTTTGTTGAGTTTCTTAGACGCCGACTCATATTATTGCGCGAAGTGATGGCGGATGATGCGGTGATTTTTGTTCGCTTAGATTATCATTTTGGTCATTACATTAAAATTATTATGGATGAAGTCTTCGGCAAAAATAATATTAGAAACGAAATTGTTATCAATAGGGTCAAACGGTCTCTCCGAAACCTTACAAGATTTAATGTTAGCACGGAATCAATTTTCTTCTACTCAAAATCGTCCACTTTCTATTTCAATAATCCCGAAATGCCTCGGAAATGTAATTTTTGCGGTAAAGAAAAAGAACCCATTTGGGACGATTTAACATCACCCGGTTTAAGGAATCCTCCTGAACGGGTCATTTTTGGAAAGCAGTATTTACCGAGACGAGGAAGGCATTTTACATATACCCAAGAAAAGATTGACGTTTTTGAAAAAGAAGGAAGGCTACGTTTAAACCCTGACATCCCCTATTATGATTTAGAGGGCAAAAAAATTGAAGCTCGCCCGGAGTATTTACAAACAGATTCTGTTCCCATTGATAATAACTGGACAGACATCAAGGGATATGCGTTTTCTAATAATTATCCAACAGAAAATGCTGAAGAATTGCTAAAACGAGTTATTGAAAGCTGTACACAAGAGGGCGATCTAGTAATGGACTGTTTCGCTGGATCGGGAACAACATTAGCTGTAGCTGAAAAATTAAACCGCAGATGGATCGGGTGTGACATTGGAAAATTATCAATGTACACTATACAAAAAAGGTTGCTGGAAATATCAAAAAGCAAGGATGTTGTTAATCCTAAGAAAGAATATAAACAGAATGCAAAAGCATTTTCTGTGGTAACTGCAGGTCTATATGACTTAGGAAAGGTGTTTTCATTAACGGAAGATAAATATAAGTCTTTTGTTAAAAATTTATTTGACATTGAGGATATTGATAAAGACAATATCAACGGTGTATCAATTGATGGAGAAAAAAGGGGTTCCTTTGTTAAAATTTATCCGTATTGGGATGAAAAGATGCGTAATGCAGATGTTGATTCAGAATATCTACATGATCTTCATAGAAACATAGGCGAGCGGATAAGAAATCGGTTTTATATTGTAGCTCCTGCCAATAATGTTGCTTTTGTAAATGATTATTATGAAATAGACAGTATAAGGTATTATTTTTTGAAAATACCTTATCAAGTAATCAAAGAACTACATAACCAAAACTTCAAGAAAATCAAACAGCCTCAAAGTCAAAGCCAGATTAATGATTTAGACGAAGCAGTAGGGTTTCATTTTATTAGGCAACCAGAAGTTGGAACTGAACTGACCAATATCGATGGGAATTACTATATAACTATGAAAAAATTTATGTCCGATTATAGTATGGATGAAACGGGAAAAGAAATAAATAACTTTGAGAGTTTGTCTATAGTACTCATCGACAACGATTATAGCAGAGATTTTATCATGAAGGATTATTATTTTGCTAAAGATTTAATATCCAAAAGTAAAAAAAGGGCAACTACACACAAAGATATTTCCGATGATGTTAGAAAAGACCTCAAAAATGCCAATATTATCAATATCCCCATAAAAAATCCGGGCAAGAAAGTTTTAGCAATATATATCGACATATATGGGAATGAGTTTAAAGAAGAGTTCTCTGTGGGGGTGCAGTAG
- a CDS encoding helix-turn-helix domain-containing protein, with translation MAISYNKLWKLLIDKGMKKMDLRKVCKISPSTLSKLSKNQPVSIEVIQKICNELDCTSADIMDLTPDE, from the coding sequence ATGGCTATTAGCTACAACAAACTATGGAAGCTATTAATTGACAAAGGTATGAAAAAAATGGATTTACGTAAGGTATGCAAAATAAGCCCATCCACTCTTTCTAAATTAAGCAAAAATCAACCAGTTAGCATCGAGGTAATACAAAAGATCTGTAATGAGTTGGATTGTACTTCTGCTGACATTATGGACTTAACACCCGATGAATAG
- a CDS encoding DNA-binding protein, with protein MKNQEYYEQLFESYPDVVTLDEFRAMLGGIGETTARKILHGNHIKYFFIRSAYRIPKVWVIEYVLSDHYAQYRQELKVQI; from the coding sequence GTGAAAAATCAAGAATACTACGAGCAGCTTTTTGAGTCGTATCCTGATGTCGTTACACTGGATGAATTTAGAGCCATGTTAGGCGGCATTGGAGAGACCACGGCACGAAAGATTTTGCATGGCAACCATATAAAGTATTTTTTCATCCGCAGTGCCTATAGGATACCTAAAGTGTGGGTTATCGAGTATGTGTTAAGCGACCATTACGCCCAATACCGGCAAGAGCTGAAAGTACAGATTTAG
- a CDS encoding uracil-DNA glycosylase family protein, with the protein MTIFENIKQEIMTDPKNESYTRAGIAPLFKASKDARIAIVGQAPGRKAEETRLFWNDPSGDRLRDWMGISREEFYKTNRIAQLPMDFYYPGKAKTGDVPPRKGFAEKWHPRLLKEMPNIETIVLTGNYAQKYYLGKECEKNLTETLRNFQKYLPKYLPLVHPSPLNLGWLKRNPWFEKDVLPILRKIVADCLG; encoded by the coding sequence ATGACAATATTTGAAAATATTAAACAAGAAATAATGACTGATCCAAAGAACGAATCCTACACAAGAGCGGGGATTGCACCTTTGTTTAAAGCATCTAAAGATGCTCGTATTGCTATTGTTGGGCAAGCACCGGGTCGTAAAGCAGAGGAAACCCGTTTGTTTTGGAATGATCCAAGCGGTGACCGTTTGCGAGATTGGATGGGAATATCACGAGAAGAATTTTATAAAACAAACCGTATCGCCCAATTACCCATGGATTTTTACTATCCAGGCAAAGCAAAAACGGGAGATGTGCCACCTCGAAAGGGGTTTGCAGAAAAATGGCATCCTCGTTTATTAAAAGAAATGCCAAATATTGAAACGATAGTTCTTACTGGAAATTACGCACAAAAATACTATTTAGGTAAAGAATGCGAGAAAAATTTAACTGAAACATTAAGAAACTTTCAAAAATACTTACCAAAATATTTACCATTAGTTCATCCTTCCCCATTAAACCTTGGTTGGTTAAAACGCAATCCATGGTTTGAAAAGGATGTTTTGCCTATTTTAAGAAAAATAGTGGCAGATTGTTTGGGATAG
- a CDS encoding REP-associated tyrosine transposase codes for MPRTAREKSESGIYHIMLRGINQQTLFEDEEDNEKFIDILEKYQEEINYKIYAYCLMGNHVHLLMKEGKEELSNTMKRIGASYVYWYNWQYSRKGHLFQDRYKSEAVEDDRYFLTVLRYIHQNPIKAGIVKDIGAYEWSSYQEYIGGKRIVDTEFVLNMWDSDRNKSKQDFIIFNRETSNDECLEVTEARKTISDKEIKELVMSKYRLVLSSLQNQPEETQKEVLKYLKKIEGSSLRQISRLTGFTVNKIYRS; via the coding sequence ATGCCAAGAACGGCAAGAGAAAAAAGCGAAAGTGGAATATATCATATTATGTTAAGAGGAATCAACCAGCAGACCTTATTTGAGGATGAAGAAGATAATGAAAAATTTATTGATATTCTTGAAAAATATCAGGAAGAGATAAACTACAAAATATATGCTTATTGTTTAATGGGAAATCATGTGCATTTATTAATGAAAGAGGGGAAAGAGGAGCTTTCCAATACCATGAAAAGAATAGGCGCCAGTTATGTATATTGGTATAATTGGCAGTATAGCAGAAAAGGGCACTTATTCCAGGATCGATATAAAAGTGAGGCAGTGGAAGATGATAGATATTTTTTAACAGTGTTAAGATACATACATCAAAATCCGATAAAAGCAGGAATAGTAAAAGACATAGGAGCATATGAATGGAGCAGCTATCAAGAATATATAGGCGGAAAAAGGATTGTTGATACTGAATTTGTCTTAAATATGTGGGATTCTGATAGAAACAAATCCAAACAGGATTTTATTATATTCAATAGGGAAACCAGTAATGATGAATGTTTAGAAGTTACGGAAGCGAGAAAAACAATCTCTGACAAAGAAATAAAAGAATTAGTTATGTCCAAGTATCGTCTGGTATTATCATCATTACAGAATCAACCGGAGGAGACGCAGAAAGAAGTACTAAAATATTTAAAAAAGATTGAGGGAAGTTCGTTAAGACAGATATCCAGACTTACCGGTTTTACTGTCAATAAGATTTACCGAAGTTAG
- the grdB gene encoding glycine reductase complex selenoprotein B has translation MSKIKVVHYLNQFFGQIGGEEKADVPPELRAGVLGPGMALNAAMGEEGEIVATMICGDSYFNENIEQVSKEIIAMIREYHPDVVIAGPAFNAGRYGVACGAVAKAVTEELNVPVVSGMYPENPGVDLYKKYAYIIETGNSAAGMRKAVAPMAKLALKLGQGEAVGSPAEEGYLPRGIRVNLFAEDRGAKRAVEMLVKKLKGASFETEYPMPVFDRVPPGAPIKDLSQATIALVTTGGIVPKGNPDRIESSSASKYGKYSLAELNDLTEANSETAHGGYDPVYANQDGDRVMPVDVLKEIEAEGKIGKLHEYYYSTVGNGTSVANSKKFAAEIARDLLDAGVDGVILTSTUGTCTRCGATMVKEIESTGLPVVHMCTVVPISLTVGANRIVPTVAIPYPLGNPQLTKEDEKSLRRKLVDQALDALTIPVNDQTVFK, from the coding sequence GTGAGCAAAATTAAGGTTGTCCATTATCTGAACCAATTCTTCGGACAAATCGGCGGTGAAGAAAAAGCCGATGTTCCTCCGGAGCTTCGGGCAGGTGTCCTGGGGCCAGGGATGGCTTTGAACGCCGCCATGGGAGAAGAAGGGGAGATTGTCGCCACCATGATTTGCGGCGATTCATATTTTAATGAGAACATCGAGCAGGTCAGTAAAGAGATCATTGCCATGATCAGAGAATATCATCCTGATGTGGTCATTGCCGGCCCGGCCTTTAATGCAGGACGCTATGGAGTTGCCTGCGGGGCGGTTGCCAAAGCAGTTACGGAGGAGCTGAATGTTCCGGTGGTCTCCGGCATGTATCCGGAAAATCCGGGGGTAGATCTCTATAAAAAGTATGCCTATATTATTGAAACAGGAAATTCGGCGGCAGGTATGAGAAAAGCGGTGGCACCTATGGCTAAGCTGGCATTAAAACTAGGCCAAGGGGAGGCTGTCGGCAGTCCGGCAGAAGAAGGCTATCTGCCCCGAGGGATCAGGGTGAACCTTTTCGCCGAAGACCGGGGCGCGAAAAGAGCCGTCGAGATGCTGGTCAAGAAGCTGAAAGGTGCGAGCTTTGAAACCGAATATCCCATGCCGGTGTTTGACCGGGTTCCTCCCGGAGCCCCAATTAAAGACCTTTCCCAGGCAACCATCGCTTTGGTTACCACCGGTGGTATTGTGCCCAAAGGCAATCCGGACCGGATTGAGTCCTCCAGTGCATCCAAATACGGGAAATACAGCCTGGCAGAACTGAATGATCTGACTGAGGCTAACAGTGAAACGGCTCATGGGGGCTATGATCCTGTTTATGCCAATCAGGATGGGGATCGGGTCATGCCCGTGGATGTGCTGAAGGAAATTGAAGCCGAGGGGAAGATCGGCAAACTTCATGAATATTATTACAGCACAGTTGGTAACGGGACCTCCGTGGCCAATTCCAAGAAATTCGCAGCCGAAATTGCCCGGGATTTGCTGGACGCCGGTGTGGACGGCGTGATTCTTACTTCCACCTGAGGCACCTGTACCCGTTGCGGCGCAACGATGGTGAAAGAAATTGAAAGTACAGGCCTGCCGGTGGTCCATATGTGTACCGTGGTACCCATTTCCCTGACAGTCGGGGCGAACCGCATTGTACCCACTGTGGCCATTCCCTACCCCTTGGGTAATCCCCAGTTAACCAAGGAAGACGAAAAATCCCTGCGCAGGAAACTGGTGGACCAGGCTCTGGATGCACTGACAATACCAGTGAACGACCAAACAGTATTTAAGTAG
- a CDS encoding glycine/sarcosine/betaine reductase component B subunit, with product MRLELGNIFIRDVQFGSKTEVVNQTLFIDRDQLAKAAAGDDERIVSLVIDLAKPGDKTRIIPVKDVIEPRVKVSGSGGILPGFISSVDTVGEGRTHVLKGAAVVTTGRIVGFQEGIIDMSGIGAKYTPFSVTQNIVLKVEPEAGLNQHEHELVVRMAGFRAAAYLGEAGRNIEPDEVKAYETKPLVEQVQEYPDLPKVVYVYMLQSQGLLHDTYLYGEDVKKILPTLIYPTEVMDGAIASGNCVSACDKNPTYVHQNSPVIHELYERHGKDINFIGVVLTNENVTLADKERSSCYTAKLVEFLGADAAIVSEEGFGNPDADLVMNCTKLENKGIKTVLICDEYAGQDGASQSLADSTPLGNAVVTAGNANQVVTLPPMEKVIGYPEAADMIAGGSAGSLGTDGSITAEIQVITGATNELGFGNLTARGY from the coding sequence GTGCGCTTAGAATTGGGGAACATTTTCATTAGGGATGTACAATTCGGCAGTAAAACTGAAGTTGTCAATCAGACTCTTTTTATCGACCGGGATCAACTGGCAAAGGCTGCTGCCGGTGATGATGAACGGATTGTTTCGTTAGTGATTGATCTGGCTAAACCGGGAGACAAAACCAGGATTATCCCGGTGAAGGATGTCATCGAGCCCAGAGTAAAGGTATCCGGCAGCGGGGGCATTTTGCCGGGATTTATCAGTTCCGTAGACACAGTCGGGGAGGGAAGAACCCATGTGCTGAAAGGGGCTGCTGTCGTTACCACGGGCAGAATTGTTGGTTTTCAGGAGGGAATTATTGATATGTCCGGGATCGGAGCCAAATATACCCCCTTTTCCGTCACCCAAAACATTGTGCTGAAGGTAGAGCCTGAAGCAGGCTTGAACCAGCATGAACATGAATTGGTGGTAAGAATGGCCGGATTTAGAGCTGCCGCCTATTTGGGAGAGGCGGGTCGAAACATCGAGCCGGACGAAGTGAAAGCATACGAAACCAAACCCCTGGTGGAGCAAGTGCAGGAGTATCCTGATCTCCCCAAGGTGGTTTATGTTTATATGCTGCAAAGTCAGGGCTTGCTCCATGATACTTACCTTTACGGGGAAGATGTCAAGAAAATCCTGCCCACCTTGATTTATCCCACCGAGGTGATGGACGGAGCCATTGCCAGTGGGAACTGTGTCTCTGCCTGTGACAAAAATCCTACCTATGTGCATCAAAACAGCCCTGTAATCCATGAACTTTATGAACGCCATGGTAAAGATATTAATTTTATCGGGGTTGTCCTGACCAATGAGAATGTAACCTTGGCGGATAAAGAACGTTCTTCCTGTTATACAGCCAAACTGGTGGAATTTTTGGGTGCCGACGCAGCCATTGTTTCAGAAGAAGGTTTCGGAAATCCCGATGCGGACTTGGTGATGAACTGCACTAAATTGGAAAACAAGGGCATCAAAACGGTTTTAATATGTGATGAATATGCCGGACAGGATGGGGCATCCCAGTCTCTGGCTGATTCCACGCCCCTGGGCAATGCTGTTGTAACTGCAGGCAATGCGAATCAGGTGGTGACCCTGCCTCCCATGGAAAAAGTCATTGGCTATCCGGAAGCGGCAGATATGATCGCCGGTGGTTCAGCGGGAAGCTTGGGGACAGATGGGAGCATCACGGCGGAAATCCAAGTGATTACGGGAGCCACTAATGAATTGGGCTTTGGTAATCTGACCGCCCGGGGATATTAA